Proteins encoded by one window of Salvia splendens isolate huo1 chromosome 7, SspV2, whole genome shotgun sequence:
- the LOC121742741 gene encoding GDSL esterase/lipase At5g45670-like, with the protein MGSRLGRWLALCVVAAVAVVAVTAEPQVPGYFIFGDSLVDNGNNNNIQSLARANYLPYGIDFPDGPTGRFSNGKTTVDVIAELLGFDDYIPPYAQARGQQILRGVNYASAAAGIREETGQQLGARIDFTGQVNNYKNTVSQIVDIIGDEDSAANYLSKCIYSIGVGSNDYLNNYFMPQYYTTSRQYSTEQYADVLIRQYTDQLRVLYNFGARKFVLLGVGQIGCSPNALAQNSPDGRTCVARINNANQIFNSRLRGLVDEFNGNTPDARFIYIDAYGVFQDLINNPSAFGFRVTNAGCCGVGRNNGQITCLPMQPSCQNRDEYLFWDAFHPTEAANTVVGRRAYRAEKASDAHPFDISRLAQL; encoded by the exons aTGGGAAGTAGGCTTGGGAGATGGTTGGCGTTGTGCGTGGTAGCAGCAGTGGCCGTGGTGGCGGTGACAGCAGAGCCCCAAGTTCCGGGTTACTTCATATTTGGTGACTCATTGGTTGATAACGGAAACAACAACAACATTCAGTCCTTGGCCAGGGCTAACTACTTGCCTTACGGCATTGATTTCCCCGATGGCCCAACCGGCCGGTTCTCCAATGGTAAAACTACAGTAGATGTCATTG CTGAGCTGCTAGGGTTTGATGACTACATTCCACCTTACGCTCAGGCTCGAGGCCAGCAGATACTGAGGGGAGTGAACTACGCATCGGCAGCTGCCGGAATCCGAGAAGAAACCGGCCAGCAACTA GGGGCTCGAATTGACTTCACCGGCCAAGTAAACAATTACAAGAACACAGTCTCGCAAATAGTGGACATAATCGGCGACGAGGACTCCGCCGCGAATTACCTGAGCAAGTGCATCTACTCAATCGGAGTAGGCAGCAATGATTACCTCAACAACTACTTCATGCCTCAGTATTATACCACCAGCCGCCAGTACTCCACGGAGCAGTACGCCGACGTACTTATCCGACAATACACAGACCAATTAAGG GTTTTGTACAATTTCGGAGCCAGGAAGTTCGTCCTGCTGGGAGTAGGGCAGATCGGGTGCAGCCCGAACGCGCTGGCGCAGAACAGCCCGGACGGGCGGACATGCGTGGCGAGGATCAACAACGCAAACCAGATATTCAACAGCAGGCTGAGAGGGCTAGTGGATGAATTCAACGGCAACACTCCAGACGCGAGGTTCATCTACATCGATGCCTACGGGGTTTTCCAAGATCTGATCAACAACCCTTCGGCTTTCGGGTTTAGAGTGACGAATGCTGGTTGCTGCGGCGTGGGGAGGAACAACGGGCAGATAACATGCCTGCCGATGCAGCCTTCGTGCCAGAACAGAGACGAGTACTTGTTTTGGGACGCGTTTCATCCCACGGAAGCTGCGAATACGGTCGTCGGAAGGAGAGCCTACAGAGCTGAGAAGGCTTCTGATGCTCATCCCTTTGATATTAGCCGCTTGGCTCAACTCTGA
- the LOC121740835 gene encoding alpha,alpha-trehalose-phosphate synthase [UDP-forming] 1-like isoform X1 gives MEEIGSPPETSNLESHGNPAPLIPTSRLERLLRERVLRRSSKSYHSLEESRDSNGDLDISGNSNDLYLSDGDRGYQDEDVFEGNVIGKHLTDGIEKQDVRVPKQRLLVVANRLPVSAIRKDDDSWGLEISVGGLVSALLGINEFEARWIGWAGVNVPDEVGQRSLTKALAEKRCIPVFLDEEIVHQYYNGYCNNILWPLFHYLGLPQEDRLATTRSFQSQFAAYKEANQMFADVVNAHYREGDVVWCHDYHLMFLPKCLKDYNRKMKVGWFLHTPFPSSEIHRTLPSRSELLRSVLAADLVGFHTYDYARHFVSACTRILGLEGTPDGVEDQGKLTRVAAFPIGIDSERFIRALELDVVKAHMKQLKERFAGRKVMLGVDRLDMIKGIPQKILAFEKFLEENPVWRDKVVLVQIAVPTRTDVPEYQKLSSQVHEIVGRINGRFGSLTAVPIHHLDRSLEFHELCALYAVTDVALVTSLRDGMNLVSYEFVACQASKKGVLILSEFAGAAQSLGAGAILVNPWNITEVASSIGYALTMPADEREKRHRHNFTHVSTHTSQEWAETFVSELNDTVVEAQLRIRQIPPLLPKGDAVERYIHSNNRLLILGFNATLTEPVDTQGRRIDQFKEMELKLHQDLKEPLRRLCEDPKTTIIVLSGSDRNVLDENFGGYNLWLAAEHGMFLRRTTGDWMTTMPENLNMDWVDSVKHVFEYFTERTPRSHFELRETSLVWNYKYADVEFGKLQSKDLLQHLWTGPISNASVDVVQGSRSVEVRAVGVTKGAAIDRILGEIVHHSHVEAPIDYVLCVGHFLPKDEDIYSFFEPELPTGPAPSARAKIANPLNRFASNSTGVAAFCRKAPLPIPSPDARANSFLGNGNWWSRMRERMTVHEGSSVLDLRGENYFSCAVGRKRSSARYLLGSSTEVVELLKELTACQP, from the exons ATGGAGGAGATTGGATCACCTCCAGAGACCTCCAATTTG GAGAGCCATGGAAACCCTGCTCCGTTGATCCCCACGAGTAGATTGGAAAGGCTGTTGAGGGAGCGAGTGTTGAGAAGGTCCAGCAAGTCCTATCACTCGCTTGAAGAATCGAGAGATAGTAACGGGGATTTGGACATTTCTGGTAACTCAAATGACCTGTATCTGTCTGATGGTGACAGGGGCTACCAAGATGAAGATGTGTTTGAAGGGAATGTCATTGGTAAGCATCTAACTGATGGCATTGAGAAACAGGATGTTCGAGTTCCCAAGCAGAGGTTGCTGGTGGTGGCGAATCGACTGCCAGTGTCTGCGATTAGGAAGGATGACGACTCGTGGGGACTTGAAATAAGTGTAGGCGGCCTAGTTAGCGCTCTTTTGG GTATCAATGAGTTTGAAGCTAGATGGATTGGATGGGCTGGTGTAAATGTTCCTGATGAAGTTGGACAAAGGTCACTGACTAAAGCTCTTGCTGAAAAG AGATGCATTCCTGTATTCCTCGATGAAGAGATCGTTCACCAGTATTACAATGGCTACTGTAACAACATATTATGGCCTCTTTTCCACTATCTCGGGCTTCCACAGGAAGACCGCCTAGCAACGACAAGGAGCTTCCAGTCTCAGTTCGCTGCATACAAGGAAGCAAACCAGATGTTTGCTGATGTTGTAAATGCGCATTATAGGGAGGGAGATGTGGTGTGGTGCCATGATTATCATCTCATGTTTCTTCCAAAATGCCTAAAAGATTACAACCGCAAGATGAAAGTAGGTTGGTTTCTACACACACCTTTCCCCTCCTCTGAAATTCATCGGACATTGCCATCAAGATCGGAACTATTAAGATCTGTTCTGGCTGCTGATTTGGTCGG ATTCCACACATATGATTATGCGAGGCATTTTGTAAGTGCCTGCACTCGTATTCTCGGACTTGAAGGGACTCCTGATGGTGTGGAAGATCAAGGAAAGCTGACTCGTGTTGCTGCG TTTCCTATTGGTATAGATTCTGAGCGGTTCATTCGAGCTCTAGAGCTTGATGTAGTTAAGGCTCACATGAAGCAATTGAAAGAGCGTTTTGCTGGAAGAAAA GTAATGCTAGGGGTTGACCGTCTAGATATGATCAAAGGAATACCCCAAAAGATTTTGGCATTTGAAAAGTTCCTTGAAGAGAACCCAGTTTGGCGCGACAAGGTAGTTTTAGTCCAAATTGCTGTACCAACAAGGACGGATGTGCCCGAGT ATCAGAAGCTATCATCCCAAGTTCATGAAATTGTTGGAAGAATAAATGGAAGATTTGGATCCCTTACAGCTGTTCCAATTCATCATCTA GATAGATCTCTTGAATTCCATGAATTATGCGCCTTATATGCTGTTACTG ATGTTGCTCTGGTTACATCACTACGCGATGGAATGAATCTAGTGAGCTATGAATTTGTGGCCTGCCAAGCTTCAAAGAAAGGAGTCCTCATTCTAAGTGAG TTTGCTGGTGCTGCACAGTCACTTGGCGCTGGAGCAATTCTGGTGAATCCTTGGAATATTACAGAAGTTGCTTCATCGATTGGTTACGCTCTGACTATGCCAGCagatgaaagagaaaaaaggcATCGGCATAATTTCACTCATGTTAGTACTCACACGTCTCAAGAGTGGGCCGAGACATTTGTAAG TGAGCTCAATGATACTGTTGTTGAAGCACAGCTACGGATTAGGCAAATTCCGCCATTGCTTCCCAAAGGAGATGCTGTCGAGCGCTACATACATTCAAATAATCGTTTACTTATTCTG GGATTCAATGCGACGCTTACTGAACCTGTCGACACCCAAGGGAGAAGGATCGATCAGTTCAAAGAAATGGAGCTTAAGTTACACCAAGACTTGAAGGAGCCACTGAGAAGACTATGTGAGGATCCAAAGACCACCATAATTGTCCTTAGTGGAAGCGATAGAAACGTTCTTGACGAG AACTTTGGAGGGTATAATTTGTGGTTGGCAGCTGAACACGGGATGTTTTTGCGTCGTACTACAGGAGATTGGATGACGACAATGCCAGAAAATCTAAACATGGATTGGGTTGACAGCGTGAAG CACGTATTCGAATACTTTACTGAGAGGACACCCCGGTCTCATTTTGAGCTCCGTGAGACTTCACTCGTATGGAACTATAAGTACGCAG ATGTTGAATTCGGGAAGCTTCAATCGAAGGATCTGCTACAACACTTATGGACAGGTCCAATTTCAAATGCTTCTGTCGATGTTGTTCAAGGATCGAGATCTGTGGAGGTTCGAGCAGTTGGAGTAACCAAA GGCGCTGCAATTGATCGAATCCTGGGTGAAATAGTTCATCACAGTCACGTGGAAGCTCCTATCGATTATGTTTTGTGCGTTGGTCATTTTCTACCAAAG GATGAAGACATTTATAGCTTTTTCGAGCCGGAGTTACCTACTGGACCAGCACCTAGTGCAAGGGCCAAGATTGCCAACCCTCTCAACAGATTCGCGTCCAACTCTACAGGGGTAGCTGCATTCTGCCGCAAAGCTCCTTTGCCTATCCCGTCTCCGGATGCACGAGCCAACAGTTTTCTGGGGAACGGGAACTGGTGGTCTCGTATGCGCGAGAGAATGACTGTGCATGAGGGCTCATCGGTTCTTGATCTCAGGGGAGAGAATTATTTCTCTTGCGCGGTGGGGAGGAAACGTTCCAGCGCAAGATATCTACTGGGATCATCGACCGAGGTCGTGGAATTGCTAAAGGAACTAACAGCTTGTCAGCCATGA
- the LOC121740835 gene encoding alpha,alpha-trehalose-phosphate synthase [UDP-forming] 1-like isoform X2, whose translation MEEIGSPPETSNLESHGNPAPLIPTSRLERLLRERVLRRGYQDEDVFEGNVIGKHLTDGIEKQDVRVPKQRLLVVANRLPVSAIRKDDDSWGLEISVGGLVSALLGINEFEARWIGWAGVNVPDEVGQRSLTKALAEKRCIPVFLDEEIVHQYYNGYCNNILWPLFHYLGLPQEDRLATTRSFQSQFAAYKEANQMFADVVNAHYREGDVVWCHDYHLMFLPKCLKDYNRKMKVGWFLHTPFPSSEIHRTLPSRSELLRSVLAADLVGFHTYDYARHFVSACTRILGLEGTPDGVEDQGKLTRVAAFPIGIDSERFIRALELDVVKAHMKQLKERFAGRKVMLGVDRLDMIKGIPQKILAFEKFLEENPVWRDKVVLVQIAVPTRTDVPEYQKLSSQVHEIVGRINGRFGSLTAVPIHHLDRSLEFHELCALYAVTDVALVTSLRDGMNLVSYEFVACQASKKGVLILSEFAGAAQSLGAGAILVNPWNITEVASSIGYALTMPADEREKRHRHNFTHVSTHTSQEWAETFVSELNDTVVEAQLRIRQIPPLLPKGDAVERYIHSNNRLLILGFNATLTEPVDTQGRRIDQFKEMELKLHQDLKEPLRRLCEDPKTTIIVLSGSDRNVLDENFGGYNLWLAAEHGMFLRRTTGDWMTTMPENLNMDWVDSVKHVFEYFTERTPRSHFELRETSLVWNYKYADVEFGKLQSKDLLQHLWTGPISNASVDVVQGSRSVEVRAVGVTKGAAIDRILGEIVHHSHVEAPIDYVLCVGHFLPKDEDIYSFFEPELPTGPAPSARAKIANPLNRFASNSTGVAAFCRKAPLPIPSPDARANSFLGNGNWWSRMRERMTVHEGSSVLDLRGENYFSCAVGRKRSSARYLLGSSTEVVELLKELTACQP comes from the exons ATGGAGGAGATTGGATCACCTCCAGAGACCTCCAATTTG GAGAGCCATGGAAACCCTGCTCCGTTGATCCCCACGAGTAGATTGGAAAGGCTGTTGAGGGAGCGAGTGTTGAGAAG GGGCTACCAAGATGAAGATGTGTTTGAAGGGAATGTCATTGGTAAGCATCTAACTGATGGCATTGAGAAACAGGATGTTCGAGTTCCCAAGCAGAGGTTGCTGGTGGTGGCGAATCGACTGCCAGTGTCTGCGATTAGGAAGGATGACGACTCGTGGGGACTTGAAATAAGTGTAGGCGGCCTAGTTAGCGCTCTTTTGG GTATCAATGAGTTTGAAGCTAGATGGATTGGATGGGCTGGTGTAAATGTTCCTGATGAAGTTGGACAAAGGTCACTGACTAAAGCTCTTGCTGAAAAG AGATGCATTCCTGTATTCCTCGATGAAGAGATCGTTCACCAGTATTACAATGGCTACTGTAACAACATATTATGGCCTCTTTTCCACTATCTCGGGCTTCCACAGGAAGACCGCCTAGCAACGACAAGGAGCTTCCAGTCTCAGTTCGCTGCATACAAGGAAGCAAACCAGATGTTTGCTGATGTTGTAAATGCGCATTATAGGGAGGGAGATGTGGTGTGGTGCCATGATTATCATCTCATGTTTCTTCCAAAATGCCTAAAAGATTACAACCGCAAGATGAAAGTAGGTTGGTTTCTACACACACCTTTCCCCTCCTCTGAAATTCATCGGACATTGCCATCAAGATCGGAACTATTAAGATCTGTTCTGGCTGCTGATTTGGTCGG ATTCCACACATATGATTATGCGAGGCATTTTGTAAGTGCCTGCACTCGTATTCTCGGACTTGAAGGGACTCCTGATGGTGTGGAAGATCAAGGAAAGCTGACTCGTGTTGCTGCG TTTCCTATTGGTATAGATTCTGAGCGGTTCATTCGAGCTCTAGAGCTTGATGTAGTTAAGGCTCACATGAAGCAATTGAAAGAGCGTTTTGCTGGAAGAAAA GTAATGCTAGGGGTTGACCGTCTAGATATGATCAAAGGAATACCCCAAAAGATTTTGGCATTTGAAAAGTTCCTTGAAGAGAACCCAGTTTGGCGCGACAAGGTAGTTTTAGTCCAAATTGCTGTACCAACAAGGACGGATGTGCCCGAGT ATCAGAAGCTATCATCCCAAGTTCATGAAATTGTTGGAAGAATAAATGGAAGATTTGGATCCCTTACAGCTGTTCCAATTCATCATCTA GATAGATCTCTTGAATTCCATGAATTATGCGCCTTATATGCTGTTACTG ATGTTGCTCTGGTTACATCACTACGCGATGGAATGAATCTAGTGAGCTATGAATTTGTGGCCTGCCAAGCTTCAAAGAAAGGAGTCCTCATTCTAAGTGAG TTTGCTGGTGCTGCACAGTCACTTGGCGCTGGAGCAATTCTGGTGAATCCTTGGAATATTACAGAAGTTGCTTCATCGATTGGTTACGCTCTGACTATGCCAGCagatgaaagagaaaaaaggcATCGGCATAATTTCACTCATGTTAGTACTCACACGTCTCAAGAGTGGGCCGAGACATTTGTAAG TGAGCTCAATGATACTGTTGTTGAAGCACAGCTACGGATTAGGCAAATTCCGCCATTGCTTCCCAAAGGAGATGCTGTCGAGCGCTACATACATTCAAATAATCGTTTACTTATTCTG GGATTCAATGCGACGCTTACTGAACCTGTCGACACCCAAGGGAGAAGGATCGATCAGTTCAAAGAAATGGAGCTTAAGTTACACCAAGACTTGAAGGAGCCACTGAGAAGACTATGTGAGGATCCAAAGACCACCATAATTGTCCTTAGTGGAAGCGATAGAAACGTTCTTGACGAG AACTTTGGAGGGTATAATTTGTGGTTGGCAGCTGAACACGGGATGTTTTTGCGTCGTACTACAGGAGATTGGATGACGACAATGCCAGAAAATCTAAACATGGATTGGGTTGACAGCGTGAAG CACGTATTCGAATACTTTACTGAGAGGACACCCCGGTCTCATTTTGAGCTCCGTGAGACTTCACTCGTATGGAACTATAAGTACGCAG ATGTTGAATTCGGGAAGCTTCAATCGAAGGATCTGCTACAACACTTATGGACAGGTCCAATTTCAAATGCTTCTGTCGATGTTGTTCAAGGATCGAGATCTGTGGAGGTTCGAGCAGTTGGAGTAACCAAA GGCGCTGCAATTGATCGAATCCTGGGTGAAATAGTTCATCACAGTCACGTGGAAGCTCCTATCGATTATGTTTTGTGCGTTGGTCATTTTCTACCAAAG GATGAAGACATTTATAGCTTTTTCGAGCCGGAGTTACCTACTGGACCAGCACCTAGTGCAAGGGCCAAGATTGCCAACCCTCTCAACAGATTCGCGTCCAACTCTACAGGGGTAGCTGCATTCTGCCGCAAAGCTCCTTTGCCTATCCCGTCTCCGGATGCACGAGCCAACAGTTTTCTGGGGAACGGGAACTGGTGGTCTCGTATGCGCGAGAGAATGACTGTGCATGAGGGCTCATCGGTTCTTGATCTCAGGGGAGAGAATTATTTCTCTTGCGCGGTGGGGAGGAAACGTTCCAGCGCAAGATATCTACTGGGATCATCGACCGAGGTCGTGGAATTGCTAAAGGAACTAACAGCTTGTCAGCCATGA